The segment taattatggtgataatatatttaattttacgttatagaagaaaaaaaaaaaatgaagaaaaaactccagtacataaaattattagaagaataaatataatgtgtTTGGCATTCTTCATAGATATTTTTGtgtatgaaatattattagtTTAATATGaaatgttttttattattattttcaattaacatttatatttttttatatttattaggtttttatatataatttattttgttacatcctatttatttattagttATAATGTTagttattaatttattattatcctttttttaaGACATTTTtactttaataaataatatatttgttaatttattttaaatacttcttataagtatatataattacatttaatttttaagaatataatataacatatatttattaaattgtttatatcagttgttatataatagaatatataatgaaaaaaatataatatatattatattataacatataattatttgtgaATATCCATgaaaattttcaaaattCAATTTTAATAGTATTAATGTATCTATTAATTTATGAAATTCATCCATCGGTTATTTATTACACATATTGCTAAAaagttttttaaaaaaaaaaaaaaaaatataaatatatatatacgtataAGATTCATGCTATTGTAGCaatattttaatgttttCTATTTTCgttgttctttttttgttcttgcTTACTCATTTTGTTCtagttattaattttttttttgtttttgttttgtaCTCATACGTactatcatcataattataggaaacaattttatttttagaaatattaagaattttttttttatagttataaattatgtataaattaaaaataaataactcggtttttttttttttggtaataTGTATAACATTGTGTtacttatttaatatataataataatataattattaaaatatatagtaattaataattttgttgcaacatgtaataatacaattaatGTATGATAAATTGTAATATACTATGattattttaagaaatatatataataattataaatagaatgtatatgtataagaTAAAACAATACgtaaaaaatacaatatattgtgtaatagtatatataatttctcaTTTCGTTAagtgttttcttttttttttttttttaattttcttttctaataataataaatattaaaaacattttttttgtgataattatataattaaataatttaataattaatatttttttttgaaataagttcaaatatttttataaaaataataatattaacctTTGCAACTACGTAGATAAATTAGAGAGAAAGCTATAACATGCAacaattttttgaaaaaaaaaaaaatatatataaaaaaaatacaattactattagtttgaaaaatatttatttcttttattatgatacaaaatgtttattctataattgttttataaaattgaaataatACCAATTTTatgttgtaatatatattcatatatgttGTAATAAGTTCCTATATACTTATTGTATacctttaaaaattaattctgtacacatttttattatatttacatcgAAAAactatttatttgtaattatagttttatttattatatacatatatattaaaataaaattaatattataatttatcgtatgatataaaattaggTTTTGTTAGAAAATAAGATgggaatttataaaaaatatggaaatattttactatattatttatattttttttcctatttattatttttttattttttttttttgttgtgaATAAATGGGAAAAATATGGTTgcagtaaaaaaatatatttttatataatgggAAAATAATTGTGTATTATAGTAAACgtctataataatattgtgcattaaaaatatgtaattcTAATATagaacaataaaatatattattatatatgaatctttttagttataattttaatcataaaataatagtagtatcacaataaatatgaaactgAACTAcactaaaatattattatttttctttccattaaatatattgttaacATCACCATCAAatgtatgaataaaaaaatgacaacaataatatatatatatatgtaatgttttattatttatgtaaatatatcatGTGCATATtcataacaaatatatatataaatatatatatatatgatatattttttatagtcacataataataataatgaaccACAAACCACTCCACATCATACACAAACTAATAGATCATTATATGAAAGTGACACAGAATCGTCAATTTATGATAAGGATGAGGATATGGAATCAGTGAAGGAAAATTTCGAACGACAAACCTCACAACGTTTTGAAGAATACCAAGAACGtatgaaagaaaaacaaCAAAAACGTAAAGAACAACGtgacaaaaatatacaaaaaattattcataaaGATAAAATGGAGAAAAACTTAGcagaaaaaatagaaaaaggtTGTCTTATGTGTGGGTGTGGGCTAGGAAGTGTTGCAGGAAGTGTTGGATTATTTGGTGGGATTGCTATAAATATCTGGAAACCTACGGCACTTGATGCTGCTATTGAAGCAGCTATAGCTAAGAGTGCTGCTAAGATTACGGCTGTCGCTGAAGCTGCACGTATTCTGGCAGGTAAGGAAGCAGTTATTGCAGGATTAGAAAAATTGGGTGTATCAATACTAGATAATCAGTTATTGGTATCCTATTTTACTACAACACCTTATAATACTGCCTCAGTCATTACTACAGCTCTTTATAAACAACATTATAAGATATGTGTATATGATCCTTCAAGGAACCTGTTATCCTCTTTCGGTGACGTTAACCGTCATATTGGTATTTGCAATTCGGTGTGGAAACAAATTTCAGTTGTATCACAAAGAGGACAATATATTTCACATGAAGAAGTTATAAAAAGAACTGTAGAAACTATGGTGTCATACGCCGAAGTATCAGCTAAAGCCGCTGCTAAGACTGCTGAAGTCGCTGAAAAAGCAACAATTAAAGTAGCACAAGAGAAAGTTATGGAAGCTACAATTTACAATTGGTACACCACAATTGGTTACACCATCCTTGCCATATTAATTATAGttttaattatgataataatttatttgattttacgttatcgacgaaaaaaaaaaatgaagaaaaaagcccaatacacaaaattattaaatgaataaatatatggttTCATGATATTAAATTCAAAATAATGTTTTGTCAATTTTAGATTTTTCAATACATggatattatgataattaaatttttataactctatataattttttttttatttccctataaatttttttttgtttatactTATGttgttattaaattatttaatttatttttacttatttatttttttttttttttagtgaaacgaatgtaaattatatatttatttttataatatttaatatgtttaatctaaataatattaactaCTTATgtgattataattaatatatataacactaTACATATGATTGTATATAATGAGAccacaaaattaaaaaatataacataatatataacacaaTACAATcatgttatatatgtgtacatatatatgatataatataatttatgacactaaaaattaaatacaaaaaaaaaaagaaaaacacataaaaaaaaccCACATATATCTCCATATTACCGGAAATGATGTCGATTTCGGCTTTTCCTTTAAGTGTAGGAATTGCGTTTGCTGCATTGAGTTACTTTTTACTAAAGGTAAATggatgtatttatatatgtatgtgtttggaaatatgtatgtgttttatatatatttatgtatttaaaattgaataagaaaaaaaaaaaaaatctcattaaataaaaaataaaaaaatatatttagaaaaaaaattaaaaaaaaatttatacaatGAGAATTAAATggaaatttaaataaaaataaaaaaataaaaaaaaaattttatatgaaaaaaaaaaaaaaaaaaaattttatacgaaaaaaaaaaaaaaattttatacgaaaaaaaaaaaaaaattttatacgaaaaaaaaaaaaaaatttttatacagTGAGAACTAaattgaaattaaaaaaaaaagaaaaagaaaaaaaaatttatgtttaaaaaaaaaaaaaaaaaaaaaaaacaaaaaaattaacagtaagaaaaagaaaaaatatatatatataaaaaattattcttataatttttttttcctaaatgtgtatacaaataaaataataaaaaaaaaaaaaacaaaaaaaaaaaaaaaaaatttgaaatatatcatacaaatttcatatatataaaaaataacaaaaaaaaaaaaaaaagaaaatatataaatataaatataaacaaaaaaaggaaaacattttacagaagaaaaaatatttaatatacaaaattttttttttttttttttttttgccacttaatatatataaaaatataatgataacaaaTCAATGCATACGTAATATAGAAACAAATaacacttaaaaaaaaattaaaaagaacaatataaattatgaaatatatatgaaattatattagcaaaaaatatctacatattataaaataaatatatataaaaaagtaatatttacatattattctaaaaaaacaataataacaacaataaaaattaaaaaggaagaaaataaCGAAAaagtgtattattatattagaataaaaaatattcattattcgtttttcttttcttttttttttttttttttttttcatgtattttttttgtttttattagtTCTTTTATGTATTCTatctatttgttatattacgtgtaattattataattcttataagttaaatatttttgtgaATTCATTGTATTAGtagaatttataaaaaaaataataataaaataaattatgaaataagtataaataaataacataatatataatatgatatgttTTTTAAGAAGATAATTGTgaattgaaataatataattattggttttaaattaaattatataaatacagatgtaattatatttttaataatatgttttttataatattaataataatagtaatcatagtaatcattatataatatacgttttatttgttttattatatatttcactGAAAAATATCTGagatatttaataaatataagttacataatgttttaaaagattagatataatgatatatatgagtgaagtatttaatataaattaaaactacattattcaataaataaaatatatttagaaaataaataagattatagaaaaataaataatatataaaaacttaatacatataaaaattattaataataatgaaaaatatggtaCATTCAAAGAAAAATACTACGTGTACCGTACATCCTACCAACATCGAAAAATACCAAATACATCACATCTATTCTTCTAATAATTTGATATATTGgagttttttcttcatttttttttttcgtctaTAACGTAAAatcttatatattatcaccataATTAAAACTATGATTACTATTGCAACGATGGATGCTATTATGGGAGTATAGTAGGAAGTAGTTGCAGCTTCTACTTCGGCTATGTTTTTTGTTGTAAATTCTGTTGTTTTAGTGGCAGTCACGTTAGAAACTTCGGCTTTAGCAGCTTGTTCAGCTCCTGCAACAGCTTcttctacatttttttttataatagcTTTTACTGATTTTATATCCAAACTAACTAGATCTTTTTGATGAAACAATTTGCAAAAACGATCACTAAAGTTAAAATTACTGACAAGGTGACCATTAACAGGACGAGGTGTACATAACGTGATATAATGAGAATAAACTTTATCATAAATGAAAGAcacattcatataatttgttaCATCAATAATTGTTTCCAATTGTTTATTACCTACAAAGTATATACCCAATGTGCGTAATTGTTCAATAACAGCATTAGTACCCGCCAAATGTCCTGCTTTAATACCGGCCGCAGCACCCTCAGCTATAGCTTTGTCAATAGCGGCAGCCATGGCAGAATGTAGCCATCCTGCATACCCTGAACCACAGACCAACCCCCACCAGGGTGCAATCGCTGCCATGTTTTTACCACAATTAAGACAAAACTTTTCTGTTTTATCTGCCATCGACTTTTCGCAAACACATGTAGGTATATCATCGGTGTTTATTTTTGTCTCCAATGTGCTTAACTTTTCTGCCATTTGTTTTtccattttatcttttaaaataattttttgtatttctttaTCGCATTGTTCTTTACATTCTTGGCGTGTAGTTTTCATCCTTTCGTCATATTCGTGAAACCTTTGTGTTGTTCGATCATGAAATTGTTGCATGACCCTTTTCATTTCAGGATCGTTGTCATAATTTTGTGGTGAAAATAATTCACATTCGCATAATAATCTGGTAGTTTGTATATGACGTGCTGTGATGGATGGTTTTTTGTGGGTATTTACCTATAAAAAATGgtgacatatatatgtaatgtttATTTGTAGtttatgattttatatatttgtaattaatatgtatatttaaactatatatataagtcatatagatataataattatatttatgaatattttatttatttatcacaTAATGttaccaatatatttaattttagaggaaacaataatatattagtataatggattttcattttttattgtgatacgtatattattttatgataaaaactataactaaaaaaatcacataaaatattttattttgtgttaTAAATACATCAAATATGTTTAACataaaacattattataatacatttaataacataatatacaattattttcccattatataaatatataattttttttttttttataatggaACCATATTTgcctttttatttaaaaccttaaaaaaaaaaaaaaaaattaaaaatataatatatcaaaatatattacattttttataattttgaattttaatttttaataaaatttaattttatatcatacgataaattacaattaaaaaggtttttttaatatttttcaaaaatacgTTACGATTTAGTAAGAActtctatttttttgttgtaaaatatatacatatgtgtaaATTAATGGCTGTTGAACGTGTATACCACATATAATTTACAATTTGGAAAAACCTATTAGTGAAATTGATATTGCAACATGTATGTTAACTATATTGCTGtcatataaaaatcattgcatatcataatatttgttattaaacgtaaaaaaaacaatatatattttttaataataataattaaaccaaatatattttaacaaagtatttatgttcttttttttttcttttgttctAAAATTTATTGTATGTTATACGTTTCTCTCTAATGTatctaaaattatataaatataaatatatatatatatttttaaaattatattacgttaaaaaaaaaatatttatatataatattaaaaataaattaaagaaaaaagaaattattaagaTTAATAAAATACTATTGTATAGTTTTATGTAGTGTTGTGcgttatacaaatatatactattcataatatagaaattattgtaatattttgataatatatgtattatattaaatattaaaattgtagatatattattttagaaTTTcttgatataatatttgtaggATTACtagttgtaataatatacttatatatatttaaataaaaaaaaaattatgttaattattattattatatatatattgaaaagaaatatacgactttacataataaatacgataaacaaaaatatatttttctattatgTTCAAttactaatattatatatatatataatcgtTTGCGTATTGTTTCTAAAATGGTAGCTATtttctataataataatagtatgtataatttaaaaaaatataaataaaaatatatataaatatataatgtaaacaatatattataaataatgacagaaagaaaatatattggtTCATATGAGAAAAGAACTTtctgtaatattatataaagtaaACAACACATACTTACATTTTGTAAATGAATAATTTTGTTAACACATCGTaatttcaattttatttatagatagtatggaataattatatatatatattattgaatattaacataataatatattacattataattatatatagttctataactattataaagcagtaaatatatatatatatatatatactctACGTcctaatttatattttttgtttttattattataataataaatattaatcgccttaatatatacatatatacaatttttcgtgcaattaatttatatttttatcttaattttacatatatataataataatggtaatGATAAATACttaagtatataaaaattgcaTATTATACCAATGATAAATGGTGCCATATATTTAAGGTGaacttattttaaaatataatcattttatttttatcttttaatgtGTTCTCATAAATtatagtttatatatatctatattattaaaaaaacaaaataagcATTCTAAAGAAACATAAATATCGAAATATCTGTCTATAACCTAtcgaatatatattttactaaaatatgaaaaattttatataacaattaaaaataatttataattgcATTGAAATCTTTTATATAGTAATGACAATCTAAACCTGTAGAGATGCATGCATTGTTAACATGGTGGTAGCAccgtttatattatacatgtttatttatatgatatagttaattattcatatatatatatcaataagGATCACAATAATAGTACcataacatattataataggTTTATCGAATATATCTAAATGAAACTTTTTTTGCAAATTTTATATGACAATAGAACTGTCATAATAAAacgataataatttttatgataatgattattatgatgatagtaattatattacattataatCCATATTATAGAACTACCTATTAAGAATGCGTGAATTTTATAAAGCTTGAATGAATACAACACAAAGGTAGAGATATTATTAACAGTAAAAGGAATAAacgaattattataaaacattatttgttatattttttcatgatGTTATCctaatatgttatttatagGGTAAAGAGATTATAAAAGACAAAAGtgcatatatacatatgtatatgcatatataataataatattgaatagaataaatttaatataaatttattttttttaaataacaatagaagtattatataaaattagcaaatgtaaaaatatttaatttatatataattattttacgaacaaaatatatatattatgtttcatttatataaatttcaaTAAACATGTtctcatataaatataactataatatttatatcaataaagaaaaacaaaaaatatataagtaatgtttatttttatttttaattattttattattatgcatatatattataaacattaataataataataataataataataataataatatataataaatgttaatatattaactaattatattattatatgctttatctgtatatatatagttctCATACtgtatatgaaaatataaatgtatatatataagtgatatatataattttattagatAAGTATAAAATAGATagatacatttatatatatatttttaataacagcataattaaatatgtatgtttGTCATCTTtatgaattatttatttttttttgtttatattattatatttggaTAAGTGAtgacataatatttttagaaaTATAATGAATCTTCAGTTCTATATTGTATTAATCtatatatgaatacatattataGATAGTATAgatagataaaaaaaacattgtTCTATTTTCTCCATTGTCACAAGAATtaagtaaaataaataatatacatatatatataaatttatgttGTTGTGatacataaaattataataataaaatataatgatagtattaaagatataattaagatttatataaatggtttataattattttattataatagtatattttcaataatattataaattttataattaatattaatatgcaATAATAATACgagtaaatattattatgaatattatgaaaagaataataaatatttcataaaggattctttttaataatataataagttcatttattattttataataatattgtgttatttatatcatgttaatattatatcactataataatttatatatatttttaaataatattatgatattacaatattaatatatatatatatatatattttaagaatactatattttttaataaaatattcttaccataaattatcatcaaattatatatatatatatacactacATAGtactattaaataaaatatagcataaaaaaattatatatatataatggcaAACATTTggtatagaaaaaaatattctatttattacatttgtTGTAGATAAAAATTTCCATTGTTTTTTTTCgtgtttttaatatatatagttatattcttatattcgGACAATGTAATAGTAATTACAATATTACtcatatacaaaatatattatagttATAAAAATGGCACCGAAAAATGGAAGTAGAAATGGAAAATTACTTAGTTTAAGGGATGTTCTGGAAAATATTGGAAGCGGCATAAAAGATAAGAGAAAAAATCAGAGTAAATATACAGATAAATTGAAAGGGATATTAACAAAAGCAAAATTTGTTGATGGATTGAGTAGTAGATATGGTTATGTAAGGGATTCTGATGGAATTTCATGTAATCTTAGTCACAAATTCCATACTAATATAACAATTGAAGCTGCAAGGGATCCTTGTTATGGAAGGGAACAAAACCGTTTTGATGAAAATGTCGAATCGTATTGTAACAATGATAAAATAAGAGGTAGTGGGAAAATATTTGATGGAAGAGTATGTGTCCCACCTAGAAGGCAACATATATGTGATCATAATttagaatatttaaataacaataatactGATGACACTGATGATTTGTTGGGAAATGTGTTAGTTACAGCAAAATATGAAGGTCAATCTATTGTTAATAATCATCCACATAAAGAAACTTCTGATGTTTGTACTGCTCTTGCACGAAGTTTTGCTGATATAGGTGACATTGTAAGAGGAATAGATATGTTTAAACCTAATGACCAAGACGAAGTATGGAATGGTCTAAGGTCAGTTTTCAAGAAAATACATGATAATTTGTCATCTGAAGTAAAAAATGCTTATCCAGATGATGGATCtggaaattattttaaattaaggGAAGATTGGTGGACAGCGAACAGAGATCAAGTATGGAAAGCCATGACTTGTGTTGCACCAGAAAATGCTTATTTTAGAAAAACAGAAGCTGATGGAATAGGAATTTCAAGTTTAATTTTACCATATTCTAAATGTGGACGTGATACTGACCCCCCTGTTGTTGATTATATCCCTCAACGCTTAAGATGGATGAGTGAATGGTCTGAATATTTCTGTAatgtattaaataaagaaatagatGAAATGAATAATCAATGTAAAGATTGTGAAATGAGCCGAAGATGCAATGATGATAGCGAAGGgggaaaatgtaaaaaatgcAAAGAACAATGTCAAATATTCAAGGAGCTCGTAAGTAAATGGAAAAACCAATTTGATAAACAATCAATGAAATATAtggaattatataataaagcaAGTACTAATATAACTAAACAGAACTCTAGTGCACCTGAACGTGGATATCGACGTAATCATAGACGTAGAGGTTACGATGATGATACAAATGTACaattatttttgaaaaaagtaatagaaaataatgagTGTAAAGTTGAGTCCCTTGGAAAATATCTTGATAAAACAAGTCATTGtggtaattataattttaattatgataatactCCAGGTTCCAATAGATCTAACGCTTTTGAAATAACTCCAGAAAAGTTTAAAAAGGCTTGCAAATGTAAAATACCTAATCCATTAGAAAAATGTCCTAatgaagaaaacaaaaatgtaTGCACAAGATTCGATAAGGTTTATTCATGTACATCactttcttttaaaaatgacTTGAGCGAATGGAATAATTCAggagtaaaaaataaagaaaatgacaATAATGGTGTGTTAGTTCCTCCTAGAAGACGAAATTTATGCATAAATTTGTTTTCAAAAAAagattataaaatgaaagatGAAAACGATTTCAAAGAGGATCTACTTAATGCTGCTTTTAGTCAAGGAAAATTGTTAGGAAAGAAATATAGTAACTACAGTAATGAAGCATATGAGGCTATGAAGTTCAGTTATGCTGATTACAGTGATATCGTGAAAGGTACCGACATGAtgaatgatttaaaaaaattaaataaagaacTAAATACACTTCTTAAAGAAACTGAAAAAGGAGATATATCTGTGGATCGTAAAACATGGTgggatgataataaaaatgttgtaTGGAATGCTATGTTATGTGGCTATAAAACCGAAAATGAAAATCAACAATTGAATTCATCGTGGTGTAATGTACCTGATGATGATTATATTGATCAATTTTTGAGATGGTTAACTGAATGGGCCCAACAATAttgtaaagaaaaattaattaaagcacatataataaatacaaaatgtAAAGATATCGTTGAAGGGAGAAAACATAAAAGTATGGTTGATATAACAGATGTAGAATGTAAACGATTATTTATTGATTATGAAGAATGGTTTCGTTACCGATATAATCAATGGAAGGGATTATCTGAAAAATACATTAAGATTAAGAAGAGCAAAAATTCTGGAGTGAATATACCCTCTGAGGAATGTGCTGCATCATACGTAACAAAACATTGCAATGGATGTATTTGTAATTTGAGAGATATGGAGgatatacataaaaacatTAATAACCAAAATGAATTAATGAAGGAAatgattaatataattaaatttgaTACTGATCAATATAGAACTcaattacaaaatatatcaaattctATGGAAATAAATCCAAAAAGTGTAAAAACAGCAGTAGATACTACGAAAGATATAGTTTCATATGGATTGGCCGGTACTATGGGAGTTGCAGCAATTGGATTACAAGCAGGAGATTTTCttggaaaaaaaattcaagaTTTGTACAATGAATTTATGAAACctgttgaaaaaaaattagatacATCATCTAAAAATCTTAATATCTACGAAGACCCCAACATTATGGTTCCTGCTGGTATTGGTGTCGCCTTAACTCTAggattgttattatttaaggtaattatataaagatatacatatatgtaaattaattaaaaggaaatgaaatgaaattattcacaatataaatataaaaaaaagaaatatatatatatatatatatatatatatattaatattttacacaatatatacgtataaatacgcaaatatatattcttttatagaTGAGAAGAAAAGCAAAACGTCAAGTAGATATGATACGGATATTACAAATGTCACAAAACGAATATGGAATTCCGACAACCAAATCACCAAACAAATATGTTCCATATGGGAGTCAACGATATAAAGGCAAAACATACTTATATGTTGAAGGAGATACAGACGAAGagaaatatatgtttatgtcTGATACTACTGATATAACCTCTTCCGAAAGTGAATATGAAGAAATGGATAtcaatgatatatatgttccTGGTAGTCCAAAATACAAAACGTTGATAGAAGTTGTTCTGGA is part of the Plasmodium falciparum 3D7 genome assembly, chromosome: 9 genome and harbors:
- a CDS encoding erythrocyte membrane protein 1, PfEMP1 gives rise to the protein MAPKNGSRNGKLLSLRDVLENIGSGIKDKRKNQSKYTDKLKGILTKAKFVDGLSSRYGYVRDSDGISCNLSHKFHTNITIEAARDPCYGREQNRFDENVESYCNNDKIRGSGKIFDGRVCVPPRRQHICDHNLEYLNNNNTDDTDDLLGNVLVTAKYEGQSIVNNHPHKETSDVCTALARSFADIGDIVRGIDMFKPNDQDEVWNGLRSVFKKIHDNLSSEVKNAYPDDGSGNYFKLREDWWTANRDQVWKAMTCVAPENAYFRKTEADGIGISSLILPYSKCGRDTDPPVVDYIPQRLRWMSEWSEYFCNVLNKEIDEMNNQCKDCEMSRRCNDDSEGGKCKKCKEQCQIFKELVSKWKNQFDKQSMKYMELYNKASTNITKQNSSAPERGYRRNHRRRGYDDDTNVQLFLKKVIENNECKVESLGKYLDKTSHCGNYNFNYDNTPGSNRSNAFEITPEKFKKACKCKIPNPLEKCPNEENKNVCTRFDKVYSCTSLSFKNDLSEWNNSGVKNKENDNNGVLVPPRRRNLCINLFSKKDYKMKDENDFKEDLLNAAFSQGKLLGKKYSNYSNEAYEAMKFSYADYSDIVKGTDMMNDLKKLNKELNTLLKETEKGDISVDRKTWWDDNKNVVWNAMLCGYKTENENQQLNSSWCNVPDDDYIDQFLRWLTEWAQQYCKEKLIKAHIINTKCKDIVEGRKHKSMVDITDVECKRLFIDYEEWFRYRYNQWKGLSEKYIKIKKSKNSGVNIPSEECAASYVTKHCNGCICNLRDMEDIHKNINNQNELMKEMINIIKFDTDQYRTQLQNISNSMEINPKSVKTAVDTTKDIVSYGLAGTMGVAAIGLQAGDFLGKKIQDLYNEFMKPVEKKLDTSSKNLNIYEDPNIMVPAGIGVALTLGLLLFKMRRKAKRQVDMIRILQMSQNEYGIPTTKSPNKYVPYGSQRYKGKTYLYVEGDTDEEKYMFMSDTTDITSSESEYEEMDINDIYVPGSPKYKTLIEVVLEPSKRDTQNDIPSDNTPSYKLTDEEWNQLKDDFISQYLPNTEPNNNYRSGNSPTNTNNTTTSHDNMGEKPFIMSIHDRNLYTGEEISYNINMSTNTMDDPKYVSNNVYSGIDLINDSLNSGNQPIDIYDEVLKRKENELFGTNHVKQTSIHSVAKNTYSDDAITNKINLFHKWLDRHRDMCEKWENHHERLAKLKEKWENDNDGGNVPSGNHVLNTDVSIEIDMDNPKPINQFSNMDINVDTPTMDNMEDDIYYDVNDNDDDNDQPSVYDIPMDHNKVDVDVPKKVHIEMKILNNTSNGSLEQQFPISDVWNI
- a CDS encoding rifin, with product MKLNYTKILLFFFPLNILLTSPSNSHNNNNEPQTTPHHTQTNRSLYESDTESSIYDKDEDMESVKENFERQTSQRFEEYQERMKEKQQKRKEQRDKNIQKIIHKDKMEKNLAEKIEKGCLMCGCGLGSVAGSVGLFGGIAINIWKPTALDAAIEAAIAKSAAKITAVAEAARILAGKEAVIAGLEKLGVSILDNQLLVSYFTTTPYNTASVITTALYKQHYKICVYDPSRNLLSSFGDVNRHIGICNSVWKQISVVSQRGQYISHEEVIKRTVETMVSYAEVSAKAAAKTAEVAEKATIKVAQEKVMEATIYNWYTTIGYTILAILIIVLIMIIIYLILRYRRKKKMKKKAQYTKLLNE
- a CDS encoding rifin — its product is MKIHYTNILLFPLKLNILVNTHKKPSITARHIQTTRLLCECELFSPQNYDNDPEMKRVMQQFHDRTTQRFHEYDERMKTTRQECKEQCDKEIQKIILKDKMEKQMAEKLSTLETKINTDDIPTCVCEKSMADKTEKFCLNCGKNMAAIAPWWGLVCGSGYAGWLHSAMAAAIDKAIAEGAAAGIKAGHLAGTNAVIEQLRTLGIYFVGNKQLETIIDVTNYMNVSFIYDKVYSHYITLCTPRPVNGHLVSNFNFSDRFCKLFHQKDLVSLDIKSVKAIIKKNVEEAVAGAEQAAKAEVSNVTATKTTEFTTKNIAEVEAATTSYYTPIIASIVAIVIIVLIMVIIYKILRYRRKKKMKKKLQYIKLLEE